A region of Coleofasciculus chthonoplastes PCC 7420 DNA encodes the following proteins:
- the larB gene encoding nickel pincer cofactor biosynthesis protein LarB, producing the protein MTQPQAIKTLLESVAAGETSPAVALDKLKHFPFESVSNFAKVDHHRTLRTGFPEVIWGLGKTPDQIAQIMAAMRQRNSVVMATRIDPDVFAQLQVTVPDIHYYPTARICAIAPETIPSNFPGTIGIICAGTSDLWVAEEAAVTAQLCGFQVQRLWDVGVAGLHRLLSHQQVIAEANVLIVVAGMEGALPSVVAGLADSPVIAVPTSIGYGASFGGLAPLLTMLNSCAPGVGVVNIDNGFGAAILAGQILRTAQKLLRE; encoded by the coding sequence ATGACTCAACCTCAAGCCATAAAAACTTTGCTCGAATCAGTGGCTGCTGGCGAAACAAGTCCGGCAGTTGCTTTAGATAAACTGAAACATTTTCCCTTTGAGTCCGTTAGTAACTTTGCTAAAGTTGACCATCATCGCACCTTGAGAACAGGTTTCCCAGAGGTAATATGGGGTTTAGGTAAAACACCTGACCAAATTGCTCAAATTATGGCAGCAATGCGACAACGTAATTCAGTGGTGATGGCAACTCGCATTGATCCTGATGTGTTTGCCCAACTCCAAGTTACAGTCCCTGATATCCACTATTATCCCACTGCCCGGATTTGTGCGATCGCGCCGGAAACGATTCCATCCAATTTTCCAGGAACGATAGGGATTATTTGTGCAGGAACCTCTGACTTATGGGTTGCTGAAGAAGCAGCAGTGACGGCTCAACTGTGTGGATTTCAGGTACAGCGTCTCTGGGATGTGGGTGTAGCGGGACTCCACCGCTTGCTGAGTCATCAACAGGTTATTGCTGAAGCCAATGTGCTGATTGTCGTAGCCGGGATGGAAGGAGCGTTACCTAGCGTTGTTGCGGGTTTAGCTGATTCTCCAGTTATTGCAGTTCCTACGAGCATCGGCTACGGTGCAAGTTTTGGCGGACTTGCTCCTCTTTTAACCATGCTTAATTCTTGTGCGCCAGGAGTAGGTGTTGTGAATATTGATAACGGTTTTGGTGCGGCAATTCTAGCGGGTCAAATTCTGCGGACGGCGCAGAAGTTATTGAGGGAATAG
- a CDS encoding GAF domain-containing protein — protein sequence MSDRNKSYEQLMAEVALLRRQVIKLKMTKMAFDAQHQLMRTFATTLQAARGTLMVRAMLQQIVTIGTKLTRAESSSLFLLDAHGVVTESILARGATLRGQKQRLIGQVLDKGLAGWVYRHRKLGLITDTIEDERWLTLPNQPYTVRSALGVPILMGKEVLGILTLTHSQPGHFSPESAHLMQITAESMALVLDNARLYHERQQQELDLELKQAQQKTTAQSRQSVTQSFSEKEFSRIGMYILFGEGNFLYVNPRLAETFGYTFGELISLESVLELVCLDNRKFVEQQIYSCIQGQTKNLYCRFKGQRKDRSLINVEVYGNRTKLYGRFVIIGALRVI from the coding sequence ATGAGCGATCGCAACAAGTCCTACGAACAACTCATGGCAGAAGTGGCATTACTACGCCGACAAGTGATTAAACTGAAAATGACTAAAATGGCGTTTGATGCCCAACATCAGCTCATGAGAACCTTTGCCACAACCTTGCAAGCGGCGAGGGGGACACTGATGGTTAGAGCAATGTTGCAACAAATTGTGACCATTGGCACTAAGCTAACTCGTGCGGAATCCAGTAGTTTGTTCTTACTTGATGCCCATGGCGTTGTCACCGAAAGTATTCTAGCTCGTGGTGCGACGCTACGAGGACAAAAGCAACGGCTGATTGGTCAAGTATTGGATAAAGGGTTAGCGGGTTGGGTTTATCGTCACCGCAAACTTGGACTCATTACTGATACGATCGAGGACGAGCGTTGGTTGACCTTACCCAATCAACCTTACACCGTTCGCTCCGCCCTTGGCGTTCCGATTTTAATGGGTAAAGAAGTCTTAGGAATTCTCACATTAACTCACTCCCAACCCGGACATTTTAGCCCGGAATCGGCTCATCTAATGCAAATCACAGCAGAATCCATGGCATTGGTGCTTGACAATGCTCGACTCTATCATGAACGTCAGCAGCAAGAACTGGACTTAGAATTAAAGCAGGCTCAACAGAAAACAACCGCTCAATCTCGTCAAAGTGTAACTCAATCCTTCAGCGAGAAAGAATTTTCCCGAATTGGCATGTATATCCTGTTTGGGGAAGGGAATTTTCTATACGTTAATCCCAGATTAGCCGAAACTTTTGGCTATACTTTTGGAGAACTGATCTCATTAGAATCGGTTCTTGAACTCGTATGTTTAGACAATCGTAAGTTTGTTGAACAACAAATCTATAGCTGCATTCAGGGTCAAACTAAGAATCTGTACTGTCGATTCAAAGGACAGCGTAAAGATAGGAGTTTGATTAATGTGGAAGTTTATGGAAACCGAACTAAACTTTACGGTCGGTTTGTTATCATCGGGGCACTCCGCGTAATTTGA
- a CDS encoding DUF1816 domain-containing protein: MKEVLINSLQFLGLAFWVEIVTDDPQCTYYFGPFSSKQEAESAQGGYIEDLQNEGAQGISVNIMRCKPTNLTIFDEESEELRVSAKIPVFSGNLS, encoded by the coding sequence ATGAAAGAAGTTTTGATCAACAGTCTCCAATTTTTAGGCTTGGCGTTTTGGGTAGAAATTGTCACAGATGATCCCCAATGCACTTACTATTTCGGTCCATTCTCCAGCAAACAGGAAGCCGAATCAGCTCAAGGGGGATATATTGAAGATTTACAAAATGAAGGCGCTCAAGGGATTTCTGTAAATATCATGCGCTGCAAACCGACTAACCTGACGATTTTTGACGAAGAGTCGGAAGAGTTAAGGGTTAGTGCAAAAATACCAGTGTTCAGTGGAAACCTTTCCTAG
- a CDS encoding alpha/beta fold hydrolase: MLIVNSIFTDFSRTFVEEFTELLIGKISQPVQLNVYCQGQGFPILCLHGHPGSGLCMSVFTDYLSQRFQTLSPDLRGYGRSRTVEGFQMSDHLIDLEDLLNRFQINRCLVLGWSLGGILAMELALRLPERVSGLILIATAARPRGNHPAIAWQDNLYTGIASILNRVSPGWRWNIETFGKRSLYRYLIQNHSATAYQYLAQEALVAYLQTSKAATDALNQALKARYNRLADLEQILCPCLVLAGEADRHITAQSSQETAQHLQESEWRCYPHTAHLFPWEIPNQVLRDIDDWIQRHPQVVDLKG, translated from the coding sequence ATGCTGATCGTAAACAGCATTTTTACGGATTTTTCAAGAACATTTGTGGAGGAGTTTACAGAATTGTTGATAGGTAAAATCTCGCAACCTGTTCAACTTAATGTTTACTGTCAAGGTCAAGGCTTTCCAATTCTCTGCCTGCACGGTCATCCGGGATCGGGGCTTTGTATGTCGGTTTTTACCGACTACCTATCTCAACGATTCCAAACCTTGTCTCCTGACTTGCGAGGATATGGTCGCAGTCGTACAGTAGAAGGATTTCAAATGAGTGACCACCTAATAGATTTGGAGGATTTACTGAACCGCTTCCAGATCAATCGTTGTTTGGTACTCGGCTGGTCTTTAGGTGGGATTCTCGCTATGGAATTAGCGCTAAGGCTACCTGAGAGAGTGAGTGGTTTAATTTTGATCGCCACAGCCGCGCGACCTAGAGGAAACCATCCTGCGATCGCGTGGCAGGATAATCTCTATACTGGGATCGCTTCTATCTTGAATCGCGTCTCTCCAGGATGGCGGTGGAATATTGAAACCTTTGGCAAGCGATCGCTCTATCGCTATCTCATCCAAAACCATAGTGCAACGGCTTACCAGTATTTAGCACAGGAAGCCTTAGTCGCTTATCTCCAAACCTCTAAGGCGGCGACTGATGCCCTTAACCAAGCATTGAAAGCAAGATACAATAGACTGGCTGACCTAGAACAAATTCTATGTCCCTGTCTGGTATTAGCGGGAGAAGCGGATCGCCACATTACCGCTCAATCGAGTCAAGAAACGGCTCAACACCTACAAGAATCTGAGTGGCGTTGTTATCCTCATACAGCTCACCTGTTTCCGTGGGAAATTCCCAATCAGGTACTCCGTGATATTGATGATTGGATTCAACGCCACCCTCAAGTTGTTGATCTCAAGGGGTGA
- a CDS encoding Mini-ribonuclease 3, with the protein MEQQEETANSVDNNSALSGTEARFRQLNTAADPQCQIQQISPAALAYLGDAVYELYIRRHYLLPPKRLCDYHDQVVAQVRAESQANTLRSLEPYLTEPELALLRRGRNAATGTSRRLNRKIYQQATSLETLLGYLYLTDPQRLTQLLAYLELDTP; encoded by the coding sequence ATGGAGCAGCAGGAAGAGACGGCAAACAGCGTAGACAATAACTCAGCCCTTTCTGGCACAGAAGCCCGATTTCGGCAATTGAATACTGCTGCCGATCCCCAATGCCAAATCCAACAAATCTCACCGGCGGCGTTGGCTTATCTGGGAGATGCTGTGTATGAACTCTATATCCGCCGTCACTATTTACTTCCCCCTAAACGTTTATGTGATTATCATGATCAAGTAGTGGCTCAAGTCCGCGCCGAAAGTCAAGCGAATACGCTGCGATCGCTCGAACCTTATCTCACTGAACCCGAATTGGCACTATTGCGACGTGGACGGAATGCGGCGACCGGAACTTCACGACGCCTCAATCGCAAAATCTATCAACAAGCCACCAGCTTAGAAACATTACTGGGATATCTGTATCTAACTGATCCCCAACGCCTGACTCAGTTATTGGCTTATTTGGAACTCGATACCCCTTAA
- the carA gene encoding glutamine-hydrolyzing carbamoyl-phosphate synthase small subunit, with translation MPISAATPALLVLADGTSYPGWSFGASGTAIGEVVFNTAMTGYQEVATDPSYCGQIVTFTYPELGNTGVNPEDEESTHPQIRGAIARNICWRPSNWRSTQSFPDYLKEHKIPGIYGIDTRALTRKLRSTGAMNGGISTEILDPDELLEQVQAAPNMAGLNLVQEVTTKAVYEWSETTDNHWEFRPSAESAAGEPLTVVAIDFGIKRNILRRLASYGCRVIVVPADTSPEDILKYNPDGIFLSNGPGDPAAVRDGIETTKALLAQEKPLFGICMGHQILGLSMGAETFKLKFGHRGLNHPAGLKQRVEITSQNHGFAINSESLGADVEITHLNLNDRTVAGLRHKTLPFFSVQYHPEASPGPHDADYLFDQFVESMRSHKTPT, from the coding sequence ATGCCTATTTCAGCAGCTACACCAGCGCTTCTGGTACTAGCGGATGGAACATCCTACCCGGGTTGGTCTTTCGGCGCTTCAGGTACGGCGATTGGAGAAGTTGTCTTTAACACCGCCATGACAGGGTATCAAGAAGTGGCAACCGATCCCAGCTACTGTGGTCAGATTGTCACGTTCACCTATCCCGAACTGGGAAACACGGGGGTTAACCCAGAGGATGAAGAATCAACCCATCCTCAGATCCGGGGCGCGATCGCCCGAAACATTTGTTGGCGTCCCAGTAATTGGCGATCAACCCAGTCTTTCCCCGATTACCTCAAGGAACACAAGATTCCCGGAATTTACGGGATTGATACCAGGGCGCTGACTCGCAAACTGCGCTCAACCGGGGCAATGAATGGCGGTATTTCCACAGAAATTCTTGATCCGGACGAATTGCTGGAACAAGTGCAAGCCGCGCCGAATATGGCAGGGTTAAATCTGGTGCAGGAAGTGACCACCAAAGCGGTTTACGAGTGGTCTGAAACCACGGATAATCATTGGGAGTTTCGTCCCTCGGCAGAATCGGCGGCGGGTGAACCCTTAACGGTAGTGGCGATCGATTTTGGCATCAAACGCAATATTCTGCGGCGTTTAGCCAGCTATGGTTGTCGCGTGATCGTAGTACCTGCGGATACGTCCCCGGAAGACATTCTCAAGTACAACCCCGATGGAATTTTCCTCTCCAACGGACCGGGTGATCCAGCGGCGGTGAGGGACGGGATTGAAACGACCAAAGCCTTGTTAGCACAGGAAAAACCCCTGTTTGGCATCTGCATGGGACACCAGATCTTAGGTCTTTCCATGGGTGCTGAAACCTTTAAGCTAAAATTTGGACATCGTGGGCTAAATCACCCGGCTGGGTTAAAGCAACGGGTAGAAATTACCAGCCAAAACCATGGATTTGCTATTAATTCTGAGTCCTTAGGGGCGGATGTGGAAATTACGCACCTCAACCTGAATGACCGGACTGTGGCAGGATTGCGTCATAAAACGCTACCATTTTTCTCGGTGCAGTACCATCCAGAAGCGAGTCCGGGTCCTCATGATGCCGACTACTTGTTTGATCAGTTTGTCGAATCCATGCGATCGCACAAAACCCCTACTTGA
- a CDS encoding STAS domain-containing protein has translation MPEQLNLTVSLRGTREVKSNYQLFRLTGLLDAFSEPTFGKVIGKCVDEGPKNIILDLSKIDFVDSSGLGALVRIAKKAQTAEGKLQIVTNARVTQTVKLVRLEKFLSLQPSVDEALDNVKK, from the coding sequence ATTCCTGAGCAACTCAACCTGACAGTCAGCTTAAGAGGGACTCGTGAGGTCAAAAGTAATTATCAACTTTTCCGTCTGACTGGATTGTTAGATGCCTTCTCAGAACCAACGTTTGGGAAGGTGATTGGTAAATGTGTCGATGAGGGACCGAAAAATATTATTTTGGATCTCTCAAAGATCGATTTTGTGGATAGTTCGGGCTTAGGCGCTTTAGTGCGTATAGCGAAAAAGGCTCAAACGGCTGAGGGAAAATTGCAAATTGTCACCAATGCCCGTGTGACTCAAACAGTGAAGCTAGTGCGTCTAGAAAAATTTCTCTCACTTCAACCATCGGTTGATGAAGCCTTGGATAACGTCAAAAAATAA
- the rlmB gene encoding 23S rRNA (guanosine(2251)-2'-O)-methyltransferase RlmB, which produces MANQDRRSNTSSKPKRGKFQRDQRRPSSKGKFSRDQRSPDKPVLKRRYDPQPSPPEPTESESTLSEDVDLLYGRHPVLAALENQRQLNRVWILPQLRYDHRFHSLLLQAKANGTVIDEVDSRRLSQVTQGANHQGVAAQVAPYSYKELGDLIKAAKSTSQYPVIVVCDGITDPHNLGAIIRTAEALGAQGLVIPQRRAVGVTSTVMKVAAGALETLPIARVVNLSRALEELKTAGFWIYGTCADAGKLLHTVDLNGSIVLVIGSEGSGLSLLTQRCCDVLVSIPLYGKTPSLNASVAAAMTLYETYRQRWVNPLYLDDLSKNSWKKET; this is translated from the coding sequence ATGGCTAATCAAGATCGCCGCTCTAACACCTCTAGCAAGCCAAAGCGAGGGAAGTTTCAACGTGACCAACGCCGTCCCTCCTCTAAAGGTAAATTCTCCAGGGATCAACGCTCCCCGGATAAACCTGTTCTAAAACGTCGCTATGATCCCCAACCGTCGCCGCCAGAACCAACGGAATCTGAGTCCACTTTGTCAGAAGATGTTGACTTACTTTATGGACGCCACCCTGTCCTAGCCGCCCTGGAAAATCAACGTCAGCTTAATCGGGTGTGGATTCTGCCGCAGTTACGCTACGATCACCGCTTTCACTCATTACTGCTGCAAGCTAAAGCCAATGGTACAGTGATTGATGAAGTCGATTCGCGACGCCTCAGCCAAGTTACTCAAGGGGCTAATCATCAAGGTGTGGCGGCTCAAGTAGCACCTTACTCTTACAAAGAATTAGGGGATTTAATTAAAGCTGCCAAATCCACCAGTCAATACCCTGTGATCGTCGTTTGTGATGGGATTACTGATCCCCACAATTTAGGTGCTATTATTCGTACGGCGGAAGCCTTGGGCGCTCAAGGTTTAGTGATTCCCCAACGACGAGCCGTAGGCGTTACTTCCACCGTCATGAAAGTAGCAGCCGGCGCATTAGAAACCTTGCCCATTGCCAGAGTTGTCAATCTGAGTCGTGCCTTAGAGGAACTGAAAACTGCTGGGTTTTGGATTTATGGGACTTGTGCTGACGCTGGTAAACTACTACACACCGTTGACTTAAATGGATCGATAGTATTAGTTATTGGTTCAGAAGGTAGCGGTCTAAGTCTCTTGACTCAACGCTGCTGTGATGTGTTGGTTTCGATTCCCTTGTATGGCAAGACTCCTAGCCTCAACGCTTCTGTTGCCGCCGCCATGACGTTGTATGAAACCTATCGTCAGCGTTGGGTCAATCCCCTGTATCTTGATGATCTCAGCAAAAATTCTTGGAAAAAGGAAACGTAA
- a CDS encoding calcium/sodium antiporter — MDAITILLLISGFVLLIAGAEILVRGASKLAVAAGLSPLVVGLTVVAYGTSAPELAVSVQSSAAGQADIAIGNVVGSNIANILLILGSSAAVAPLIVSRQLVRLDAPVMTGVSLLVWLMGWDGKLSRGDGIFLVMGAIAYTLFTLYQGRRESQAQEDSSESSNQRSRRGIYQILLNLGLILVGIGMLVVGSNYLIQGSVDIAQALGISELIIGLTIVAAGTSLPEIATSVAAGIRGERDIAVGNAVGSNIFNLLLVLGVCSIVAPDGIAVSMPALNFDIPVMIAVAVACLPIFFTGYCIARWEGILFLAYYVAYTMYLFLNATEHDALEEFSTIMLLFVMPLTLITLLILAIRSFRKT; from the coding sequence ATGGATGCCATCACTATATTATTATTGATTAGCGGCTTTGTTTTGTTGATCGCCGGAGCCGAAATTCTGGTACGAGGAGCATCCAAATTAGCTGTAGCGGCTGGACTTTCACCCCTAGTTGTCGGATTAACGGTTGTTGCCTATGGCACCAGCGCTCCGGAATTAGCCGTATCTGTACAGTCTAGTGCAGCGGGACAAGCAGACATTGCCATTGGTAACGTTGTTGGCAGCAACATTGCCAATATTTTGCTAATTCTAGGCAGTTCCGCCGCCGTTGCTCCGCTGATTGTCTCGCGACAGTTGGTGCGACTTGATGCGCCTGTAATGACTGGAGTATCGTTGCTGGTGTGGTTAATGGGGTGGGATGGTAAACTGAGTCGGGGGGATGGGATTTTCTTGGTTATGGGAGCGATCGCTTACACTCTATTTACCCTCTACCAAGGACGTAGGGAAAGCCAAGCCCAAGAAGACTCCTCAGAAAGCAGTAATCAGCGCTCTCGCCGAGGGATATATCAGATCTTACTCAACCTAGGCTTAATTCTTGTCGGTATAGGAATGTTGGTAGTGGGGTCAAACTACCTTATTCAAGGTTCTGTCGATATCGCCCAAGCGCTTGGAATTAGCGAATTGATTATTGGTTTAACCATTGTTGCTGCTGGAACTTCGCTACCAGAAATTGCCACGTCAGTTGCTGCGGGTATTCGAGGGGAACGGGATATTGCCGTTGGAAATGCTGTTGGCAGTAATATTTTTAATCTCCTATTGGTATTGGGGGTGTGCAGTATTGTTGCGCCTGACGGCATCGCTGTATCAATGCCTGCTTTAAATTTTGACATTCCGGTCATGATTGCTGTTGCTGTCGCTTGCTTGCCAATTTTCTTTACTGGCTATTGTATTGCTCGCTGGGAGGGAATTCTATTTCTGGCATACTATGTTGCTTATACGATGTATTTGTTTCTTAACGCCACTGAACATGATGCGTTGGAGGAATTTAGCACGATCATGCTCCTGTTTGTTATGCCGTTGACTCTCATAACACTGCTTATTCTGGCGATTCGTTCCTTCCGCAAAACTTGA
- the pheT gene encoding phenylalanine--tRNA ligase subunit beta translates to MRISLNWLRELVDVTLAPQEIAEILTNAGFEVEDIEDQRQLADGVVVGKVLDVQPHPNADKLRVTKVDIGDANDPVTIVCGAANVRAEAYVPVATVGTYLPTVDLKIRSSKLRGVRSEGMICSLAEVGLEKESEGIHIFEAQTLQVGSDARPLLGLTDVILDLTATANRADALSMVGVAREVAALTGASLNLPKTPELTIPQGTGGLTLKISDPKACPAYIGTVIEGVKIQPSPTWLKQRLQAAGVRPINNVVDITNYILLEWGQPLHAFDRDRLQQVAGGKSLTIGVRFAKGEESLTTLDGQSRTLQSQTLLITANDRPVALGGVMGGEETEVHEGTENLVLEAALFEPVAIRRSARSQSLRTEASTRYERGVNQAELGIAAKRAIALIQELAQGKPIVQEVADTRPDPESWVRSIELRLERVNQVLGPVDLGDEIGDIQPDDVERILTALGCQLESVESDEAVKWIVTVPPYRYRDLEREIDLIEEVARLYGYDKFCEDLPPKTEPGYLSIDQVLIRKIRETFRAAGLTELLQYSLVKPEEKEEQISLSNPLFVEYSTLRTDLLSGLIEVAQYNLEQGNGVLNGFEIGRIFWRDEDGFAEGDRVAGILGGDPSRGKWTRGGQDAPMSWYEAKGIIESLFERLGLTVEYQPDRQDSRLHPGRTASLWIQGDRLGRFGQLHPQLRAELSLPDEIYGFELDLDVMLNALVQDENLTPRFSVYSTFPAADRDIAFFVPDTVSVADIQRTTQQAAGSLLESVQLFDEYRGERVPEGQRSLAFRLIYRAGDRTLKDKEVESAHQKVRDALLEKFGVSLRS, encoded by the coding sequence ATGCGTATCTCTTTAAATTGGCTGCGGGAACTGGTGGATGTGACCCTAGCTCCCCAAGAAATTGCGGAAATTCTCACCAATGCTGGATTTGAGGTCGAGGATATTGAGGATCAGCGGCAGTTAGCCGATGGCGTAGTTGTGGGGAAGGTTCTGGATGTGCAACCCCACCCTAATGCCGATAAGCTGAGAGTCACTAAAGTGGATATTGGAGACGCCAATGATCCAGTCACCATTGTCTGTGGCGCGGCTAATGTCCGGGCAGAGGCTTATGTCCCTGTAGCTACGGTAGGGACTTACCTGCCCACGGTGGATTTGAAAATTCGCTCCTCGAAACTGCGGGGAGTGCGTTCGGAAGGGATGATTTGTTCCTTGGCAGAAGTTGGCTTGGAAAAAGAGTCGGAAGGAATTCACATCTTTGAGGCACAGACGCTACAAGTGGGAAGTGATGCTCGTCCTCTCCTGGGACTTACGGATGTGATCCTGGATTTGACCGCAACGGCGAATCGGGCGGATGCGTTGAGTATGGTTGGAGTGGCTCGTGAAGTCGCCGCCCTGACAGGTGCATCTTTGAACCTGCCAAAAACGCCAGAGTTGACGATTCCTCAAGGTACGGGTGGGTTGACGTTGAAAATTTCTGACCCGAAAGCTTGTCCTGCTTATATCGGTACCGTGATTGAAGGCGTGAAAATTCAACCATCGCCAACCTGGTTAAAACAGCGTTTACAAGCCGCAGGTGTGCGACCAATTAATAATGTTGTGGATATTACCAACTATATTCTGTTGGAATGGGGTCAGCCGCTCCACGCCTTTGACCGCGATCGCTTACAACAGGTAGCAGGCGGCAAATCCTTAACCATCGGCGTTCGCTTTGCTAAGGGAGAGGAATCATTAACCACTTTAGATGGTCAATCCCGCACCCTTCAATCCCAAACTCTCCTAATTACCGCCAATGATCGCCCTGTAGCGCTGGGAGGAGTGATGGGTGGTGAGGAAACCGAAGTCCATGAGGGAACAGAGAATCTGGTTCTAGAAGCCGCCCTGTTTGAACCCGTTGCCATTCGTCGTTCCGCCCGCTCTCAAAGCTTACGCACGGAAGCATCCACCCGTTACGAACGGGGTGTCAATCAAGCGGAATTAGGCATCGCGGCTAAACGAGCGATCGCGTTAATCCAGGAACTCGCCCAGGGTAAGCCGATTGTCCAAGAAGTAGCCGATACCCGCCCTGATCCAGAGAGTTGGGTGCGCTCGATTGAATTACGCCTAGAACGGGTGAATCAGGTATTAGGTCCAGTGGATTTGGGTGATGAGATTGGTGACATTCAGCCCGATGACGTTGAACGCATTCTCACGGCGTTGGGATGTCAACTGGAGTCCGTGGAATCCGACGAGGCGGTGAAATGGATCGTCACCGTTCCCCCTTACCGCTACCGAGACTTAGAACGGGAAATCGACCTGATTGAAGAAGTTGCCCGTCTCTACGGCTATGATAAGTTTTGTGAAGATTTACCCCCGAAAACTGAACCGGGTTATCTATCGATTGACCAGGTGTTAATCCGCAAGATTCGGGAAACCTTCCGTGCGGCGGGATTAACGGAATTGCTGCAATATTCTCTGGTTAAACCGGAAGAAAAAGAGGAGCAAATTAGCCTATCTAATCCTCTATTTGTGGAATATTCTACCCTGCGGACGGATTTACTCTCAGGATTAATCGAAGTCGCCCAGTACAACCTCGAACAAGGGAATGGGGTATTAAACGGGTTTGAAATTGGGCGAATTTTCTGGCGCGACGAAGACGGATTTGCCGAGGGCGATCGCGTGGCGGGAATTTTGGGTGGTGATCCCAGCCGGGGGAAATGGACGAGAGGCGGACAAGATGCGCCGATGAGTTGGTATGAAGCGAAGGGAATCATCGAAAGCTTGTTTGAACGCTTAGGATTAACCGTGGAATACCAACCCGATCGCCAGGATTCGCGCCTGCATCCAGGGCGTACCGCTTCCTTATGGATACAAGGCGATCGCTTGGGCAGATTTGGGCAACTCCATCCCCAACTTCGAGCAGAATTGAGTTTACCCGATGAAATCTATGGGTTTGAGTTAGACCTAGATGTCATGTTAAATGCTCTTGTCCAAGATGAAAACTTGACGCCGAGATTTTCCGTCTACTCGACGTTTCCAGCCGCCGACAGAGATATTGCCTTCTTTGTACCCGATACTGTCTCAGTCGCCGACATTCAACGCACCACTCAACAAGCCGCCGGAAGCCTATTGGAATCGGTGCAATTATTTGATGAATATCGCGGGGAACGAGTGCCAGAAGGACAGCGTAGTCTGGCTTTCCGGCTGATCTATCGCGCAGGCGATCGCACGCTGAAGGACAAAGAAGTGGAATCCGCCCACCAGAAGGTTCGAGACGCCTTATTAGAAAAATTTGGTGTTAGCCTGAGAAGTTAA
- a CDS encoding YciI family protein: MPKYVMWGSYCEDVLEKRAPHRQAHLDGLTQQKESGVLITIGPTKDLTKVFGIYEAEDEATVRQLIEADPYWQNGIWTEYDVKEWIQAF, encoded by the coding sequence ATGCCCAAATACGTAATGTGGGGAAGCTACTGTGAGGACGTATTAGAAAAACGCGCTCCTCATCGCCAAGCGCATCTGGATGGTTTAACTCAGCAAAAAGAATCAGGCGTATTAATCACGATTGGTCCAACCAAAGACTTGACCAAAGTGTTTGGTATTTATGAAGCTGAAGATGAAGCCACCGTGCGCCAATTGATTGAGGCTGATCCCTATTGGCAAAATGGAATTTGGACAGAGTACGATGTGAAAGAATGGATTCAGGCATTTTAG